The Nicotiana tomentosiformis chromosome 2, ASM39032v3, whole genome shotgun sequence genome includes the window TACAATTTCAATGTCAGCATAGTGGAGCTGGTATCGGTGATGAGGAACATCAAGGAAGCATGGTTCCCGAGGCCGGCGAGATCTCATCCTTGCCAGATGGATCCTAATCTATGGTGCGAGTATCATGGGACTAACGTCCATAGGACTGGGGACTGCTGACATCTACGCGAAAAGGTGGAAATATTGTTAAAAATAGTCATCTCAAAGAATTCATAAATGACCGGtctaagaacaattatggccgCAATTGGGATAATGCGGAACCCTCGAAGGTAGGGGAAGACCCTCCTCGACTAAttatcaacatgatttttggggCGAAAGAAATCAACGGTGTAACTTTTTCGGCAGCAAAAAAGACAAAGGTATCAGTCACTCATAGCAAGAGACTCTGGGAAGTCGACGAGGAAGACATCACCTTCACAGAAGAGGACGCTGATGGACTTCTACTGTCGCACAACGATGCCCTTCTAATTTCTCTTAGCGCTTTGGATTTCAAGATTAAATGTGTTTTGGttgatccaggaagttcagccaAGATTATCCAATGGAGAGTGCTGGAACAAGTTAAGCTAACTATAAGCATCGTTTCGGCAACAAAACTCCTCTTCGGGTTCAACTTGGCAAGTATGACAACCCTAGGGGAGATCTTGCTACCCATGAATGCAGAAGGGATCATGAAGACTACCTTATTTGAAGTAGTAGACTGTGACATGGGCTACAACATAATTCTTGGCATACCATGGCTACACGAGATAAAGGtcgtaccatcaacatatcaccaacttctgaaattcccaactctaGAGGGAATCAAACAAATAAGAGGATATCAACCGGCGACAAGGGA containing:
- the LOC104119436 gene encoding uncharacterized protein — its product is MIFGAKEINGVTFSAAKKTKVSVTHSKRLWEVDEEDITFTEEDADGLLLSHNDALLISLSALDFKIKCVLVDPGSSAKIIQWRVLEQVKLTISIVSATKLLFGFNLASMTTLGEILLPMNAEGIMKTTLFEVVDCDMGYNIILGIPWLHEIKVVPSTYHQLLKFPTLEGIKQIRGYQPATREMNAVSISSNKGKEHVA